The following proteins are encoded in a genomic region of Periophthalmus magnuspinnatus isolate fPerMag1 chromosome 21, fPerMag1.2.pri, whole genome shotgun sequence:
- the LOC129457306 gene encoding uncharacterized protein LOC129457306 yields MENDRDTLQSSLQQYISDCYNDIGIIRDFTNRSDQWEQARQAEVQELDRSELSELEMGAVLEKTLAGLKDLQSFLEAVEHLVASSVHVFLQQNNPEVYGVVLSCHVMAPLLLLFKKDTELFFKAKILNKEVLQKQLNSYIRTARILCEGFKQSPLDYISLNPPQIHLEDVSEEDSQRMLSQIQALLALRADPHFRMLCLFQGKSSTFRQMFSELKPQMEECLGQLEECAQKLDSMNLGAHISGVVSSTLGIIAAILGVIAIPLTGGTSLALTATGVGIGAASGIQGIVTILVEHGVNNTQNDRAKEVYEKCMKLMKQMQQSVHDIIHEHFQGVSNNVLKESLIGMYNGGVLVYSLFGAVDTFKECIKEGEVAADAAYDASEGTLEVSRVVGKGVRLARVGQVVTEGLNVVFAGVDVYFLCSDIKGLLDGTETEVSKWIRARSGLCRAEIQSWQKTQDLIGQDERLSDQELLKKYFWPEQSPALL; encoded by the exons ATGGAGAatgacag GGACACCCTGCAGAGTTCGCTGCAGCAGTACATTTCAGACTGCTACAATGACATAGGAATCATCAGAGACTTCACTAACAGGAGTGACCAGTGGGAACAGGCCCGGCAGGCAGAGGTGCAGGAGCTGGACCGGAGCGAACTGTCTGAGCTGGAGATGGGAGCTGTCCTGGAAAAGACACTGGCTGGGCTGAAGGACCTGCAGAGCTTCCTGGAGGCTGTGGAGCATCTGGTGGCTTCTTCAGTGCATGTGTTCCTGCAGCAGAACAACCCTGAGGTGTATGGAGTGGTCTTGTCCTGCCATGTTATGGCTCCTCTGCTTCTGCTGTTCAAAAAGGACACTGAGCTGTTCTTCAAGGCTAAAATCCTTAACAAAGAGGTCCTCCAGAAGCAGCTGAACAGCTACATCAGGACTGCGAGGATCCTGTGTGAGGGCTTCAAACAGAG tccTCTGGATTACATCAGCCTGAATCCACCTCAGATCCACCTAGAAGACGTGTCTGAAGAGGACAGTCAGAGGATGCTGTCCCAAATCCAAGCTCTCCTTGCTCTCAG GGCGGACCCACACTTCAGGATGCTCTGCTTGTTCCAAGGCAAATCTTCCACCTTCAGGCAGATGTTCTCTGAGCTGAAGCCACAGATGGAGGAGTGTTTGGGGCAGTTAGAGGAGTGTGCTCAGAAGCTGGACAGCATGAATCTGGGAGCCCATATCTCTGGAGTGGTCAGCAGCACATTGGGCATCATTGCGGCCATCCTGGGTGTGATTGCTATCCCACTAACAGGTGGTACTTCTCTAGCGCTGACCGCCACAGGTGTGGGTATCGGAGCGGCCAGTGGAATCCAGGGCATAGTGACCATTCTTGTGGAGCATGGGGTCAATAACACACAGAATGACAGGGCTAAAGAGGTATATGAAAAGTGTATGAAGCTGATGAAACAGATGCAGCAATCTGTGCACGATATCATCCATGAGCACTTCCAGGGTGTGAGTAATAACGTCCTGAAAGAAAGTTTGATTGGCATGTACAATGGTGGGGTGTTGGTCTATAGTCTGTTTGGAGCAGTTGATACTTTTAAAGAGTGTATCAAGGAGGGGGAGGTGGCTGCGGATGCTGCATATGATGCCAGTGAGGGAACGCTCGAGGTGAGCAGGGTTGTGGGCAAAGGTGTGCGGCTGGCAAGAGTGGGTCAAGTGGTAACTGAGGGCTTGAATGTAGTTTTTGCAGGTGTGGATGTCTACTTTCTCTGCAGTGACATCAAAGGTCTGCTCGAtggcacagagacagaggtttCCAAGTGGATCCGGGCCAGAAGCGGTCTGTGCCGCGCCGAGATCCAGTCCTGGCAGAAAACCCAAGATCTGATTGGCCAGGACGAGAGGCTTTCTGATCAAGAGCTCCTGAAAAAGTATTTTTGGCCCGAGCAGAGCCCTGCCCTGCTGTAG